The Deltaproteobacteria bacterium genomic interval AGCAAGCAGAAGGCATCCGTGGCCCGTCCGGTCAAGGAAGTCAAGGCACTCGGCGACTTCAGCGTGCAGGTCACCACCCACAAGCCCACCGCGCCGCTGCTGGACTTCCTCTGTGACGGCCTGATCATCACCAGCAAGGCGGTCTACGACAAGTACGGCGCGGCGGAGGCCGACCGGAAACACCACCTGGGCGGCGGCCCCTACGAGCTGGTGGAACTGGTGCAGGGACAGCGCATGGTCATCAGGAAGCGGCCCGATCACCCGGCCATGTCGAGGAATCCCAACGCGCCGGACGAAGTCGTGTTCCGCGTCATGCGCGAGACCGAGCAGCGGGTGGCGGCCCTCATGAACAACGAGGTGCAGGTCGCGCAGCTCATCCCGCCGCATCTGATGAAGACGGTGGAGGGCTCTCCGAAACACAAGATCGTGAAGATCCAATCCCTCGTGCTCATGTTCCTGGCCATGCAGCCCAAGCCGCCCTTCGACAAGAAGGAAGTGCGGCAGGCGGTGTGCTACGCCATCGACCGGGACAAGATCATCAGGACCCTGCTGCAGGGACAGGCGAAGAGGCTCGACGGGCCTTTGGGTCCCGGCCAGTTGGGATACAACCCGAACCTGAAGACCCGTTACACCTACGACCCCGACAAGGCGCGTGAGCTGCTGGCCAAGGCCGGCTACCCCGACGGCGGCGTCGAGGTGGAGCTGCAGACCCCTGTCGGCCGCTACATCCTGGACAAGCAGGTGACCGAGTCCATGATCCCGATGCTCAACGCGGTGGGCTTCAAGGCCAAGCTGCGGACGCCGGAGTGGCCCACCCTCTGGGCAAACGTCCAGGTGGGCAAGGTGCCGTTCTTCTACATGGGCCGTGGCGGCGTTCTCGATCCGAGCTCGGCATTCCACCAGTACTTCAGAAAGGGCGGCTCGCCGCGGATCGGCTTTTCCCATCCCGACATCGACGCAGCCCTTGACAAGGAACAGCAGGAGTTCGATCCGGAGAAGCGCAACGAGTACCTCACCCAGGCCATGGAGTTGATCACCGATATGGCCCCCGCCTGCTTCCAGTGGCGGCACGAGTTCCTGTGGGGCATGTCGAAAGACATCGACTATCAGCCTCCGGCTGACTCCCGCATCTACGGGATGGACATATCCGTGAAGTAGCCGTACAGGTTCCTCAAGCGAAAAAAGGCATGCT includes:
- a CDS encoding ABC transporter substrate-binding protein, whose translation is MRKHWRTTFLALFVATLALSLAANSAWAQKTRVTIGATETMETFNPYGDSVALLYGIYTELAGPLCKYNWNDGKWEPRLAKSWKVVDPNTWVFELDQRYTFNDGSPVTAHDIVHSIWRIFNDPQSKQKASVARPVKEVKALGDFSVQVTTHKPTAPLLDFLCDGLIITSKAVYDKYGAAEADRKHHLGGGPYELVELVQGQRMVIRKRPDHPAMSRNPNAPDEVVFRVMRETEQRVAALMNNEVQVAQLIPPHLMKTVEGSPKHKIVKIQSLVLMFLAMQPKPPFDKKEVRQAVCYAIDRDKIIRTLLQGQAKRLDGPLGPGQLGYNPNLKTRYTYDPDKARELLAKAGYPDGGVEVELQTPVGRYILDKQVTESMIPMLNAVGFKAKLRTPEWPTLWANVQVGKVPFFYMGRGGVLDPSSAFHQYFRKGGSPRIGFSHPDIDAALDKEQQEFDPEKRNEYLTQAMELITDMAPACFQWRHEFLWGMSKDIDYQPPADSRIYGMDISVK